A single window of Lentimicrobiaceae bacterium DNA harbors:
- the msrA gene encoding peptide-methionine (S)-S-oxide reductase MsrA, whose amino-acid sequence MVDNNIKTETATLAAGCFWCVEAIYLQLKGVISVQSGFMGGTTPNPTYREVCTGNTNHAEVCQITYNADVISYSDILKVFWSIHDPTTPNRQGMDIGTQYRSAVFFHNKEQEKIATEVKNELQNSDKFKSKIIVTEITEAGTFYPAEDYHNNYLEQNPNDPYCRTIIKPKVLKFKTDFESFIK is encoded by the coding sequence ATGGTTGATAACAATATAAAAACCGAAACGGCAACTTTGGCTGCAGGTTGTTTTTGGTGTGTTGAAGCAATTTATCTTCAGCTAAAGGGTGTTATATCTGTACAAAGCGGATTTATGGGCGGAACAACCCCAAACCCTACCTACAGAGAAGTATGTACAGGCAATACTAACCATGCCGAAGTTTGCCAAATTACTTACAACGCCGATGTTATTTCGTACAGCGATATTTTAAAGGTTTTTTGGAGCATCCACGACCCTACTACACCAAACAGACAAGGAATGGATATCGGAACTCAGTACAGGTCGGCTGTTTTCTTTCACAATAAAGAACAAGAAAAAATTGCGACTGAAGTAAAAAACGAATTGCAAAACAGCGATAAGTTTAAATCAAAAATAATTGTAACCGAAATAACAGAAGCCGGCACATTTTATCCTGCCGAAGATTATCACAACAATTATCTTGAACAAAACCCAAATGATCCGTACTGCCGAACAATAATAAAGCCTAAGGTTCTGAAATTTAAAACCGACTTTGAATCTTTTATAAAATGA
- a CDS encoding outer membrane beta-barrel protein: MKQILIKTLLTVTILTYSYISEAQIFKAKVISGFNLSQVDGDETYGFKKIGFTGGLGVSAHVHKNFAFSLETLYSQKGSRLGSQFRDTLDGVPLDGSYKLKLNYAEVPLMFYYTDDIVSAGIGVSYNRLVDIGEWRHKAPIDTVTMKSGVFSLNDWVGFGDVSVRVYKNLHANLRYSYSLKKIATRNIRDSKTGYMNIRDFYNNLWSFRIVYMINEQPPKRKPPKDFSK; encoded by the coding sequence ATGAAACAAATACTGATTAAAACATTACTAACCGTAACAATTCTGACTTATTCGTACATAAGTGAAGCACAAATTTTTAAAGCAAAAGTAATTAGCGGTTTCAACCTTAGTCAGGTTGATGGAGACGAAACCTACGGATTTAAAAAAATAGGATTTACCGGTGGGTTGGGTGTTTCTGCCCATGTGCATAAAAACTTTGCTTTTTCGTTAGAAACACTATATTCGCAAAAAGGAAGCCGGCTTGGTTCGCAATTCAGGGATACTTTAGATGGCGTACCCTTAGACGGATCGTATAAACTAAAATTGAATTATGCCGAAGTCCCCCTTATGTTTTACTACACCGATGATATTGTTTCGGCAGGAATTGGTGTTTCGTATAATCGACTCGTTGATATTGGCGAGTGGCGTCATAAAGCTCCTATTGATACTGTTACTATGAAATCGGGAGTGTTTTCCTTAAACGACTGGGTTGGTTTTGGTGATGTTAGCGTTAGAGTGTATAAAAATCTTCATGCAAACCTAAGATACTCGTACTCTCTCAAAAAAATTGCAACTCGTAACATTAGAGATTCCAAGACAGGATATATGAATATTCGCGACTTCTACAATAACCTTTGGTCGTTTCGTATTGTATATATGATAAACGAACAACCGCCAAAACGTAAGCCACCAAAAGATTTTAGCAAATAA
- a CDS encoding Tex family protein, protein MNNTENFTINIANLLGIREFQVKNVIELLNDGATIPFIARYRKEVTGSLDEVKIGDIKLQYEKYIELENRRNTILQSIKEQGKLTEELEKQILSATTLTDLEDLYLPYRPKRRTKASVAKEKGLEPLAEIIFKQDFSYNDSVAEKFINAELEVKSAEEAIDGARDIIAEWINEDKPCRDIVRNLYNKEAIIYSKMVRGKELEGIKYEDYYEWEEPLDKTPSHRLLAMYRGENEGFLKISIYPETEKANELLKKKVVKNDSVAAKHVELAIADSYKRLLQPSIETEYRNIFKEKADEEAIKVFSDNLRQLLMSPPLGQKTVLAIDPGFRTGCKIVILSPQGKLLHNETIYPHPPQNDVKHSINKIKTLVKSYKVDAIAIGNGTAGRETENLIKKIRFEDDIIAVMVNESGASIYSASDVAREEFPDYDITVRGAVSIGRRLMDPLSELVKIDPKSIGVGQYQHDVNQNKLQDALTTVVESCVNNVGVELNTASKELLSYVSGIGNALAKNIVNYREENGKFTSRNELKKVPRLGEKAFEQAAGFLRIKDAENPLDESAVHPESYHIAYNMAEKLNCDIKQLINNPEIGKKINPKDFITDTVGLPTIVDIISELEKPGRDPRKNFEIIEFNSDINSIDDLKEGIILNGVVTNITNFGAFVDIGVGQDGLVHISQMANKFVKSPHDIVKLNQKVKVKVVKIEKEKKRIQLSMKNL, encoded by the coding sequence ATGAATAATACAGAAAATTTCACCATTAACATTGCAAATCTGCTCGGAATTAGAGAATTTCAGGTAAAAAATGTTATAGAATTGCTGAATGATGGCGCCACAATCCCCTTTATAGCACGTTATAGAAAAGAAGTTACTGGTAGCCTTGACGAAGTTAAAATTGGAGATATTAAACTTCAATACGAAAAATATATTGAATTAGAAAACCGAAGAAATACAATACTTCAGAGTATAAAAGAGCAAGGTAAACTTACCGAAGAATTGGAAAAACAAATTCTGAGTGCCACCACTCTTACCGACTTGGAAGACCTTTACTTGCCGTATAGACCCAAAAGGCGCACCAAAGCATCGGTTGCTAAAGAAAAAGGTTTGGAACCGCTTGCCGAAATCATCTTTAAACAAGATTTTTCGTACAACGACAGCGTTGCTGAAAAATTTATTAATGCAGAATTAGAAGTAAAATCAGCAGAAGAAGCTATAGATGGCGCTAGAGATATTATTGCCGAATGGATTAATGAAGATAAGCCCTGCAGAGATATTGTCAGAAACTTGTACAATAAGGAAGCCATAATATATAGCAAAATGGTAAGGGGCAAAGAGTTAGAAGGTATTAAATACGAAGATTATTACGAATGGGAGGAGCCTTTAGATAAAACACCATCGCATCGTTTGTTGGCAATGTATAGAGGCGAAAACGAAGGTTTCCTTAAAATCAGTATTTATCCTGAAACGGAAAAAGCAAACGAATTGCTGAAGAAAAAAGTTGTAAAAAACGATTCCGTTGCTGCAAAACATGTTGAACTTGCTATCGCCGACTCGTATAAAAGACTGTTACAACCATCTATTGAGACTGAATATAGAAATATATTCAAGGAAAAAGCCGACGAAGAAGCAATAAAAGTTTTTTCCGACAATCTGCGTCAGCTTTTAATGTCGCCACCATTGGGACAAAAAACGGTTTTAGCTATTGATCCTGGTTTCAGAACCGGTTGTAAAATTGTTATTCTTTCGCCACAAGGCAAATTGTTGCATAACGAAACCATATACCCTCACCCACCGCAAAATGATGTAAAACATTCTATCAATAAAATTAAAACTTTGGTAAAAAGCTATAAAGTTGATGCTATTGCCATTGGCAACGGCACTGCAGGTAGAGAGACGGAGAATTTGATAAAGAAAATACGTTTCGAAGATGATATTATTGCCGTTATGGTAAACGAAAGCGGTGCTTCTATCTATTCAGCATCAGATGTTGCCCGCGAAGAGTTTCCCGACTACGATATTACCGTCAGGGGCGCCGTATCTATAGGCAGGCGACTTATGGATCCGCTCTCCGAATTGGTTAAAATCGACCCTAAATCAATAGGTGTTGGGCAATATCAGCACGATGTTAACCAAAACAAACTGCAAGATGCTTTGACTACAGTTGTTGAAAGTTGTGTAAACAATGTAGGTGTAGAACTAAACACTGCAAGCAAAGAGCTGCTCAGCTACGTTTCGGGTATTGGAAACGCTTTGGCAAAGAATATTGTCAATTATAGAGAAGAAAACGGTAAATTCACATCTCGCAACGAACTGAAAAAAGTGCCTCGCCTTGGCGAAAAAGCTTTTGAACAAGCTGCAGGTTTCTTAAGAATTAAAGATGCCGAAAATCCTTTAGACGAAAGTGCCGTTCACCCCGAAAGCTATCATATAGCGTACAACATGGCGGAAAAATTGAATTGCGACATCAAGCAACTCATTAACAATCCGGAAATTGGAAAGAAAATAAATCCAAAAGATTTCATCACCGATACGGTTGGTTTGCCGACAATAGTCGATATTATCTCCGAATTGGAGAAACCAGGCAGAGACCCTCGCAAAAATTTTGAAATAATAGAATTTAATAGCGATATCAACTCTATAGACGACCTAAAAGAAGGGATTATTCTAAACGGAGTGGTAACAAATATCACTAACTTCGGTGCTTTTGTCGATATTGGCGTTGGACAAGACGGATTGGTTCATATAAGTCAAATGGCTAATAAATTTGTTAAAAGTCCTCACGATATTGTTAAACTCAACCAAAAAGTCAAGGTAAAAGTTGTAAAAATCGAAAAAGAAAAGAAACGTATTCAGTTAAGCATGAAAAACCTTTAA
- a CDS encoding amylo-alpha-1,6-glucosidase: protein MSYIQFDKSQLVNLEYSLTRELVRSNRAGSYASTTIVGCNTRKYHGLLITPQPQLDGGMHVLLSSLDETVIQHEKEFNLGIHLYKGGKANPGGHKYIVDYNLDPTPIITYKVGGVKLTKELIFVSNSDTIIFKYKLLEANSPTMLRFRPFLAFRNANSLSKSNPDVDYRYEQVANGIRLRMYMGYPHIYMQFSKENEFVPNPNWYYDFEYFQEQRMGFDYLEDLYTPGYFDMPIKKGESIYFAASLQKENPKLFSKIFAIEINKRVVRDSFENNLQNAARQFIIKRGNKTEIIAGFPWFGRVARDTFISLPGLTLVQGDYKTFREIVDFIISEMRGPFFPNFGTGDKMQFDSVDGSLWFFWALQQYIIFGGQAKTIWTRYSDTMKLILNSFKEGTWYNIHAMENGLLYAGEHGKAITWMDAVVDGIPVTPRVGLPVEVNALWYNAICFLVELAEKMGDKKTVEQWKPIADKIPEVFVDAFWYEEKQYLYDYVHGDFADKSVRPNQLFAVSLPYSPLNEDQQKTVLDTIKSELLTTRGIRTLAPKNKDYHSEYVGTQRERDLAYHQGSVFPWLFGSFADAWLKLHGKSGLALIKRHYDYFKETIDNYGVGTICELYDGDPPHRDAGAISQAWSVAELLRVKKIIDKFENKDNK from the coding sequence ATGAGTTATATACAATTTGATAAAAGTCAGTTAGTGAACCTTGAGTATTCGTTAACTAGAGAGTTGGTGCGCTCAAATAGGGCAGGCTCGTACGCAAGCACTACCATAGTTGGTTGCAACACTCGTAAATATCACGGTTTATTAATAACCCCACAACCACAGTTGGATGGAGGAATGCACGTTTTACTTTCATCATTAGATGAGACTGTAATTCAGCATGAGAAAGAATTTAATTTAGGAATACACCTTTACAAAGGTGGAAAAGCAAATCCGGGAGGGCATAAATACATTGTCGATTATAATTTAGACCCAACACCTATCATTACATATAAAGTAGGCGGAGTTAAATTGACGAAGGAATTGATTTTTGTTAGCAATTCCGATACAATTATTTTTAAGTACAAACTACTTGAAGCAAACTCACCAACTATGTTGCGTTTCAGACCTTTTTTAGCGTTCAGAAATGCCAACTCTTTAAGTAAATCAAATCCCGATGTTGATTACAGGTACGAACAAGTTGCCAATGGTATCAGGTTACGAATGTACATGGGATATCCGCATATTTACATGCAGTTTTCTAAAGAAAATGAATTTGTACCCAACCCTAATTGGTACTACGATTTTGAATATTTTCAAGAACAACGCATGGGTTTTGATTATTTGGAAGATTTGTATACTCCGGGCTATTTTGATATGCCGATAAAAAAAGGCGAGTCAATTTACTTTGCAGCCAGCTTGCAAAAAGAAAATCCAAAATTATTTTCCAAAATATTTGCCATTGAGATAAACAAGCGTGTTGTAAGAGATTCATTTGAAAACAACTTGCAAAATGCAGCCAGACAGTTTATTATAAAAAGAGGCAACAAAACCGAGATAATCGCAGGTTTTCCATGGTTTGGACGTGTTGCACGCGACACTTTCATTTCACTGCCAGGACTAACATTGGTTCAAGGCGACTATAAAACATTCAGAGAAATAGTTGATTTTATTATCAGTGAAATGAGAGGTCCGTTTTTCCCCAACTTTGGCACAGGCGATAAAATGCAATTCGATTCGGTTGACGGTTCGCTTTGGTTCTTTTGGGCTTTGCAACAATATATAATTTTTGGCGGTCAAGCCAAGACTATTTGGACTCGTTATTCGGATACTATGAAACTTATACTTAATTCTTTTAAAGAGGGAACTTGGTATAATATTCATGCTATGGAAAACGGATTGCTGTACGCAGGCGAGCACGGCAAAGCCATTACTTGGATGGATGCTGTTGTTGACGGAATACCTGTTACGCCACGAGTTGGTTTACCCGTGGAAGTCAACGCATTGTGGTACAACGCAATTTGTTTCTTAGTTGAACTTGCCGAAAAAATGGGCGACAAAAAAACTGTTGAGCAATGGAAACCGATAGCTGATAAAATTCCCGAAGTATTTGTCGATGCTTTTTGGTACGAAGAAAAACAGTACTTGTACGATTATGTTCATGGCGACTTTGCGGATAAATCGGTCAGACCAAATCAACTGTTTGCAGTATCGTTACCGTATAGCCCGCTAAATGAGGATCAGCAGAAAACCGTTTTAGACACCATAAAATCGGAATTATTAACAACAAGAGGCATAAGGACATTAGCTCCGAAAAACAAAGATTATCACTCTGAGTATGTTGGTACACAAAGAGAGCGAGATTTAGCATATCATCAAGGTTCGGTATTCCCTTGGCTTTTTGGAAGTTTTGCAGATGCTTGGCTTAAATTGCACGGCAAAAGTGGTTTGGCTTTGATAAAGCGCCACTACGACTATTTTAAAGAAACGATTGATAATTACGGAGTTGGCACAATTTGCGAATTGTACGACGGTGATCCACCCCACAGAGACGCCGGAGCTATTTCGCAAGCCTGGAGTGTAGCCGAATTGCTTCGTGTTAAAAAAATCATAGATAAATTTGAAAATAAAGATAATAAATAA
- a CDS encoding glycosyltransferase family 4 protein — protein sequence MKILMFGWEFPPHITGGLGTACFGLTKGLLKHDVEVLFVVPKAYGDEDQEAIKLINASDVSLMTNDALFSEYNEKFSYMEVSSGLLPYIGEAEFNSYREKEIKGVAQIGENRIYSERYEFSGKYGSNLMEEVARYALIGATIASQYDFDIIHAHDWLTYSAGVLAKKVSGKPLVVHMHATEFDRTGENYNTNVYEIEQKGMQAADRVIAVSNLTRNTVINKYGINHEKVITVHNAVEPSTKDYVGVDKHVKEKVVTFLGRITYQKGPEYFIEAARKILQKDDNVRFVMAGSGDLMEKMIRRVAELRMGSKFHFTGFLRGDNVDKMFGMSDVYVMPSVSEPFGISPLEAMRSNVPVVISKQSGVAEVLNHVLKVDFWDIDAMADAIYGLLHYKGINKMCSENGAVEVDNLKWEEAAKKVRNIYDTLI from the coding sequence ATGAAGATATTAATGTTTGGTTGGGAATTTCCGCCCCATATAACAGGAGGTTTGGGTACAGCTTGTTTCGGATTAACAAAAGGTCTTTTAAAACATGATGTTGAAGTCTTATTTGTTGTTCCAAAAGCCTACGGAGACGAAGACCAAGAAGCAATAAAACTTATTAATGCAAGCGATGTAAGTTTGATGACCAACGACGCATTGTTTTCGGAATATAACGAAAAGTTTAGCTACATGGAGGTTAGTTCCGGATTGTTGCCTTATATAGGTGAAGCGGAATTTAATAGTTACCGTGAAAAAGAAATAAAAGGCGTTGCTCAAATTGGAGAAAATCGTATTTATTCGGAAAGATATGAGTTTTCCGGAAAATATGGCAGCAACCTGATGGAAGAAGTTGCCAGATATGCTCTTATTGGAGCTACAATTGCATCACAATACGATTTCGATATCATTCACGCACACGATTGGCTTACGTACTCTGCAGGTGTTTTAGCAAAAAAAGTATCGGGAAAGCCTTTGGTTGTTCACATGCACGCAACCGAATTTGACCGTACCGGCGAAAATTACAATACCAATGTTTATGAAATAGAACAAAAAGGTATGCAAGCCGCCGATAGAGTCATTGCAGTTAGTAATTTAACCCGAAACACTGTAATAAACAAATACGGTATCAATCACGAAAAAGTTATTACCGTACATAATGCAGTTGAGCCTAGCACCAAAGATTATGTAGGAGTTGATAAACACGTTAAAGAAAAAGTTGTAACGTTCTTAGGTCGTATTACTTATCAGAAAGGACCTGAATACTTTATTGAGGCTGCCAGAAAGATATTGCAAAAAGATGATAATGTGCGTTTTGTTATGGCAGGTTCGGGCGACTTGATGGAAAAAATGATACGACGTGTTGCCGAACTGCGAATGGGTTCAAAATTCCATTTCACAGGATTTTTAAGAGGCGATAATGTAGATAAAATGTTCGGAATGAGCGACGTATACGTTATGCCTTCAGTTTCCGAACCATTCGGAATTTCTCCACTTGAAGCAATGAGGTCAAACGTTCCTGTTGTTATTTCTAAACAATCTGGAGTTGCCGAAGTTTTAAACCATGTTTTAAAAGTCGATTTTTGGGATATTGATGCTATGGCTGATGCAATATACGGATTGCTCCATTACAAAGGAATTAATAAAATGTGTTCAGAAAATGGAGCTGTAGAAGTTGATAACCTTAAATGGGAAGAAGCAGCAAAGAAAGTCAGAAATATATACGATACGCTTATTTAA
- a CDS encoding glycoside hydrolase family 57 protein, whose protein sequence is MKYITLYFQVHQPSRLRTYRFFDMGADHYYYDDYQNKRTTERIAQNCYLPTNEILLELIKKYGSAFKVCFSISGTAIEQFQKYAPEVIKSFQKLAKTGNVEFLGETYSHSLASLKYPNEFRRQVKQHYELMKSLFNYSPTAFRNTELIFSDQIVEQVWDMGFRTILTEGAKQTLGWKSPNFLYCSANNEKMKILLRNYQLSDDISFRFSQQDWSEWPLTAEKYLQWLNEIEPKQELVNIFLDYETFGEHQKAETGIFEFLKAFPQQAIASGKWSFKTPSEVAVELSPVASVSVDYPISWADEEKDLTAWLGNDMQKDAFESLYSVAEVMEYCDDAELVNDWNNLQISDHFYYMCTKWFSDGMVHHYFSPFDSPYNASINYMNIISDFIIRVKEYQKNNPKGKAKIKADTPIVPASAYSKKPKINKDAIKATSKTTAVKSEKKTTTTTASKTKSATTKKASTTKKAKPKK, encoded by the coding sequence ATGAAATACATCACTTTATATTTTCAAGTACACCAACCATCACGTCTGCGTACATATCGCTTTTTCGATATGGGAGCCGATCATTACTACTACGACGATTATCAAAATAAACGAACCACAGAAAGAATTGCACAAAACTGTTATCTGCCAACCAATGAAATTTTGTTGGAGCTGATAAAAAAGTACGGTTCTGCATTCAAAGTCTGTTTTAGCATAAGCGGAACGGCAATAGAGCAGTTTCAAAAATATGCTCCTGAAGTTATTAAGAGCTTTCAAAAGCTTGCAAAAACCGGTAATGTCGAATTTTTGGGCGAAACCTATTCACACTCATTAGCTTCGCTCAAATATCCCAACGAGTTCAGACGTCAGGTTAAACAGCATTATGAGTTAATGAAATCGTTATTTAATTACTCACCAACTGCTTTCAGAAACACCGAACTTATTTTCTCTGACCAAATAGTTGAGCAAGTGTGGGATATGGGATTTAGAACAATCCTTACCGAAGGAGCCAAACAAACTCTTGGTTGGAAGAGCCCTAATTTCTTGTACTGTAGTGCTAATAACGAAAAGATGAAAATTTTGCTTCGCAACTACCAGCTTAGCGATGATATTTCATTCAGATTTTCGCAACAAGATTGGAGCGAATGGCCCCTTACAGCCGAAAAATACCTACAATGGCTGAACGAAATAGAACCAAAGCAAGAATTGGTAAATATTTTCTTAGATTACGAAACCTTTGGCGAGCATCAAAAAGCCGAAACAGGTATTTTTGAGTTTTTAAAAGCATTTCCGCAACAAGCTATAGCAAGCGGTAAGTGGAGTTTTAAAACACCGAGCGAAGTAGCTGTTGAGCTAAGTCCTGTTGCATCTGTAAGTGTTGATTATCCTATCTCGTGGGCTGACGAAGAAAAAGACCTTACTGCATGGCTTGGTAACGATATGCAAAAAGATGCTTTTGAAAGTTTGTACAGCGTAGCCGAAGTTATGGAATACTGCGATGATGCCGAACTTGTAAACGATTGGAACAATCTTCAGATAAGCGACCATTTTTATTACATGTGTACAAAATGGTTTAGCGACGGAATGGTACATCACTATTTTAGCCCTTTCGATTCGCCATACAACGCTAGCATCAACTATATGAACATAATCTCCGATTTTATAATTAGAGTTAAAGAATATCAGAAAAATAATCCAAAAGGTAAGGCTAAAATTAAAGCTGATACGCCAATAGTTCCGGCTTCGGCATATAGTAAGAAGCCTAAGATTAATAAAGATGCCATAAAAGCGACTAGTAAAACAACTGCTGTAAAATCAGAGAAAAAAACTACTACTACAACTGCTAGCAAAACAAAATCTGCTACAACTAAAAAAGCATCAACTACAAAAAAAGCTAAGCCAAAAAAATAA
- the arcC gene encoding carbamate kinase → MGKIAVVAFGGNALLRGDQKGTINEQRANAKETCEKLLLLIKRGYNVVLTHGNGPQVGNILLANSAGNKVYGLPDMPMDVCGAYSQGFIGYVLEQQLRNTLAENNINKNVVTIVTQVVVDKDDEAFKKPTKPVGPFYDEQSYKKMLEEQGGTYAMDPRGRGWRKVVASPKPLMIVNQEVIRQLALEGNIVIASGGGGIPVVSENGFFRGVEAVIDKDLASAVLAKNINADQFCILTDVPKVCLHFNTPEQITLNNLTTQEAKQYLNEGHFAEGSMAPKVRAAIIFAENTGKEAIITSPETVGLENSGTIISNSK, encoded by the coding sequence ATGGGTAAAATTGCTGTTGTAGCTTTTGGTGGCAATGCCTTGTTAAGAGGCGACCAAAAAGGAACTATCAATGAACAAAGGGCTAATGCCAAAGAAACATGCGAAAAGTTATTGCTTTTGATAAAAAGAGGGTACAATGTTGTACTAACTCACGGCAATGGACCGCAAGTGGGAAATATTTTATTGGCAAACTCAGCAGGTAATAAAGTTTACGGCTTGCCCGATATGCCAATGGATGTTTGTGGAGCATATTCGCAAGGTTTTATTGGATACGTTTTAGAGCAGCAACTCAGAAATACCTTAGCTGAAAACAATATCAATAAAAATGTTGTTACAATAGTAACTCAGGTTGTTGTTGATAAAGACGACGAGGCTTTCAAAAAACCTACAAAACCTGTGGGACCTTTTTACGACGAACAATCGTACAAAAAAATGCTTGAAGAGCAGGGTGGAACTTATGCTATGGATCCCAGAGGCAGAGGGTGGCGCAAAGTTGTAGCATCGCCAAAACCACTCATGATTGTTAATCAGGAAGTTATAAGACAATTAGCGCTCGAGGGTAATATTGTTATTGCTTCCGGTGGAGGAGGAATACCGGTTGTCAGCGAAAATGGTTTTTTCCGCGGAGTTGAAGCCGTTATAGATAAAGACTTAGCTTCGGCGGTATTGGCTAAAAATATCAATGCCGACCAATTTTGCATTCTTACAGATGTACCTAAGGTTTGTTTACATTTTAACACTCCCGAACAAATAACTTTAAACAATTTGACTACTCAGGAAGCCAAACAATACTTGAACGAAGGTCATTTTGCCGAAGGAAGTATGGCTCCAAAAGTAAGAGCTGCAATTATTTTTGCCGAAAATACAGGAAAAGAAGCTATTATCACATCGCCCGAAACTGTCGGACTTGAAAATAGCGGAACAATAATATCTAATAGTAAATAA
- a CDS encoding arginine deiminase-related protein: MQTTSKILMVRPLQFAYNEETAQNNHFQKKSDPVSVGEKAKKEFDDFVSLLRENDVEVIVVQDTIEPWTPDSVFPNNWFSSHATGELVLYPMFAKNRRKERKPEIMNLLIEKLKHQKIVDLTEWEQKNEFLEGTGSMIFDRDNRIAYACRSPRTSEKVLSDFCSRMNFDSVVFDSTDPNGNLIYHTNVMMEVGTHIAIICLESIKNEKERENVVSRLKSTGKAIIDITFEQVTHFAGNMLEIKDKNGNPIMIMSASARRALTPEQEEIISKYNKIISPELKTIETNGGGSARCMIAEIFH, translated from the coding sequence ATGCAAACAACATCTAAAATACTTATGGTTCGTCCGCTACAATTCGCATATAACGAAGAAACAGCCCAAAACAATCATTTTCAAAAAAAATCGGATCCCGTTTCCGTAGGAGAAAAAGCTAAAAAAGAATTCGACGACTTTGTTAGTCTTCTTAGAGAAAACGATGTTGAAGTTATTGTTGTGCAAGACACTATAGAACCTTGGACACCCGATTCGGTTTTTCCTAACAACTGGTTTTCGTCGCATGCAACGGGAGAATTAGTTTTATATCCTATGTTTGCCAAAAATCGCCGAAAGGAACGTAAGCCCGAAATTATGAATCTTCTTATCGAAAAACTTAAACATCAAAAAATTGTAGACTTAACGGAATGGGAACAAAAAAATGAATTTTTAGAAGGTACCGGTAGTATGATTTTCGACCGTGATAATCGCATTGCTTATGCTTGCCGTTCGCCCAGAACTTCCGAAAAGGTACTAAGCGATTTCTGCTCACGCATGAATTTCGATTCGGTTGTTTTCGATTCTACAGACCCAAACGGAAATTTGATATATCATACCAACGTTATGATGGAAGTTGGAACTCATATAGCCATTATTTGCTTGGAATCGATTAAAAATGAGAAAGAAAGGGAAAATGTAGTTTCCAGATTAAAATCGACAGGAAAAGCTATAATAGATATTACATTTGAGCAAGTAACGCATTTTGCCGGAAATATGCTCGAAATAAAAGACAAAAACGGCAATCCTATTATGATCATGTCTGCTTCGGCTCGCCGTGCACTTACACCCGAACAAGAAGAAATTATATCCAAATATAATAAAATTATTTCGCCCGAACTTAAAACAATAGAAACCAACGGTGGTGGTTCAGCCAGATGCATGATTGCTGAAATATTTCACTAA
- the prmC gene encoding peptide chain release factor N(5)-glutamine methyltransferase: protein MTIKEAYQTCVSQLSKLYGETESYNVIDILFEYIFNFNKAERIINNNTEIDDINQKKISEAMNKLLAYQPIQYVTGRAFFWKYYFYVNENVLIPRPETEELVKHIINNVRNTKNHEDNLKILDIGTGSGCIAISLKKELPNSEVYAIDSSEHAINVAKHNANKLGVEINFFNADIFSNHRLFENNSFDIIVSNPPYVTESEKQLMNKNVLLYEPKNAIFVSNEQPIIFYKRIADLSNKLLKPNGHIWLEINPLYSEETEEYFKKNVNNNLSIYLDFNKKKRILHVINKNN, encoded by the coding sequence ATGACGATAAAAGAAGCATATCAGACCTGTGTCAGCCAATTGTCTAAGCTCTACGGCGAAACTGAAAGCTACAATGTTATCGATATCTTATTTGAATATATTTTCAATTTCAATAAAGCCGAAAGGATTATTAATAATAATACCGAGATTGACGATATTAATCAAAAAAAAATTTCCGAAGCAATGAATAAGTTGTTAGCGTATCAGCCAATTCAGTACGTAACAGGTCGTGCTTTCTTTTGGAAATATTATTTCTACGTTAATGAAAATGTGCTTATACCACGTCCCGAAACCGAAGAATTAGTGAAACATATTATCAATAATGTTAGAAACACAAAAAATCATGAAGACAATTTGAAAATTTTAGATATTGGAACAGGTAGCGGATGTATTGCCATATCACTGAAAAAAGAATTGCCTAATAGCGAAGTTTATGCGATTGATAGTAGTGAACATGCCATAAATGTAGCCAAACACAACGCAAATAAATTAGGTGTTGAAATTAACTTTTTTAATGCAGATATATTTTCCAACCATCGTTTGTTTGAAAATAATTCTTTCGATATTATTGTCAGCAACCCACCATATGTAACGGAAAGCGAAAAGCAACTTATGAACAAAAATGTGTTGCTTTACGAACCAAAAAATGCCATATTTGTCAGCAACGAGCAACCAATTATCTTTTATAAGAGAATTGCCGACTTGTCGAACAAACTTTTAAAACCCAACGGACACATTTGGTTGGAGATAAATCCACTGTATTCGGAAGAAACTGAAGAATATTTTAAGAAAAATGTTAATAACAATTTGAGTATTTATTTGGACTTTAACAAAAAAAAACGAATTTTGCACGTAATAAACAAGAATAACTAA